The Urbifossiella limnaea genome has a window encoding:
- a CDS encoding SBBP repeat-containing protein: MNGTRFSACIAACLLASQPVGAAEPEAAPTFEWAVSAGGTLHDKTRGIALDADGNVLLTGEFTGTATFGEHTVTSAGSMDCFVAKVDPRGKFLWVRTGGGEKIDRGYAVATDPAGNCYVTGHFESPEAKFDATIVKSGGGYDLFVAKYDPRGRLVWAHSGGGPGYDYGHGIAADGHGNVFVTGAVVGEGRFAGEKLGHPGPAHVFCLALDGDGKLLWAHAADGTGSSSGHRVAADRKGNCYVGGYAGGASTFGGQKIANAAGQDVLVAKFDAKGKLGWLHAGHGSSSAMVHELTADADGNVWASGMFKNELKLGDRGVTNQGQHDLLLTSFDPSGKRLWTRTAGGAGIDYGLGVATDGKGNSFLTGSFTGRVEFDGTAQASAGAASDILVAKYDRDGRQRWFVRAGSDRTDHAYTIVSDGKGGLYLSGACSGPAMFGPHAIPHRGSNDIFLAKLTEKASAAKKE, from the coding sequence ATGAATGGAACCCGATTCTCGGCGTGCATTGCCGCGTGCCTGCTGGCATCCCAACCGGTCGGGGCGGCCGAGCCGGAAGCCGCGCCGACGTTCGAGTGGGCCGTCTCGGCAGGCGGGACGCTGCACGACAAGACGCGCGGCATCGCCCTCGACGCGGACGGGAACGTCCTGCTCACCGGCGAGTTCACCGGCACGGCGACCTTCGGCGAGCACACGGTGACGAGCGCCGGCTCGATGGACTGCTTCGTGGCGAAAGTCGATCCGCGGGGCAAGTTCCTCTGGGTCCGCACCGGCGGCGGGGAGAAGATCGACCGCGGGTATGCGGTCGCCACGGACCCCGCCGGCAATTGCTACGTGACCGGACACTTCGAGAGTCCCGAGGCGAAGTTCGACGCGACGATCGTCAAGAGCGGCGGCGGCTACGACCTGTTCGTCGCCAAGTATGACCCGCGGGGCAGGCTCGTCTGGGCCCACTCCGGCGGCGGCCCGGGGTACGACTACGGGCACGGGATTGCCGCGGACGGGCACGGGAACGTGTTCGTCACGGGGGCCGTCGTCGGCGAGGGGCGGTTCGCTGGCGAAAAGCTCGGTCACCCCGGCCCGGCCCACGTCTTCTGCCTGGCGCTCGACGGCGACGGCAAGTTGCTGTGGGCGCACGCGGCCGACGGCACGGGTTCGAGTTCCGGGCACAGGGTCGCCGCCGACCGGAAGGGCAACTGCTACGTCGGCGGCTACGCGGGCGGCGCGAGCACGTTCGGCGGGCAGAAGATCGCCAACGCGGCGGGGCAGGACGTTCTCGTCGCGAAGTTCGACGCGAAGGGCAAGCTCGGCTGGCTCCACGCGGGGCACGGCAGTTCGTCGGCGATGGTCCACGAACTCACCGCCGACGCCGACGGCAACGTGTGGGCCTCGGGCATGTTCAAGAACGAGTTGAAGCTCGGGGACCGCGGCGTGACGAACCAGGGGCAGCACGACCTGCTCCTGACGAGTTTCGACCCGTCCGGGAAGCGGCTGTGGACGAGGACGGCCGGCGGTGCGGGCATCGACTACGGCCTCGGCGTCGCGACCGACGGGAAGGGGAACAGCTTCCTCACCGGGTCGTTCACGGGCCGGGTCGAGTTCGACGGCACGGCCCAGGCGAGCGCCGGCGCGGCGTCGGACATCCTGGTCGCGAAGTACGACCGCGACGGCAGGCAGCGGTGGTTCGTGCGGGCCGGCAGCGACCGCACCGACCACGCCTACACGATCGTGTCGGACGGCAAGGGCGGGCTGTACCTGTCGGGCGCGTGCAGCGGACCCGCAATGTTCGGGCCGCACGCAATCCCGCACCGCGGCAGCAACGACATCTTCCTGGCCAAGCTCACCGAGAAAGCATCCGCGGCCAAGAAGGAATGA
- a CDS encoding SGNH/GDSL hydrolase family protein, whose translation MHTRILPLAALLAVAATLAAAQEPEKDPPKQPAKKEPNAVLAAVEDVPGLPRVLLIGDSISMGYTLPVREQLKGVANVHRPSTNCGPSTRGVEQIEKWLGDGKWDVIHFNFGLHDLKFVDEKGMNTSPEKGKLQVPIEDYKKNLDALVSRMKKTGAKLIFATTTPVPAGEPQRKADSDKEYNAAALEVMKKHGVAVNDLGEFVRGRKGEGQLPKNVHFTADGSKALAERVSAEVKKALGK comes from the coding sequence ATGCACACACGCATCCTCCCACTCGCCGCACTCCTCGCCGTCGCCGCGACACTCGCCGCGGCGCAAGAGCCCGAGAAAGACCCGCCGAAGCAGCCGGCGAAGAAAGAGCCGAACGCGGTCCTCGCCGCGGTCGAGGACGTGCCGGGGTTGCCGCGCGTGCTGCTCATCGGCGACTCCATCTCGATGGGCTACACCCTGCCCGTGCGGGAGCAACTCAAGGGCGTGGCGAACGTCCACCGCCCGTCGACCAACTGCGGGCCGAGTACGCGCGGCGTCGAGCAGATCGAGAAGTGGCTCGGGGACGGCAAGTGGGACGTGATCCACTTCAACTTCGGCCTGCACGACCTGAAGTTCGTGGACGAGAAGGGCATGAACACCAGCCCCGAGAAGGGCAAACTCCAGGTGCCGATCGAGGACTACAAGAAGAACCTCGACGCCCTCGTGTCGCGGATGAAGAAGACCGGCGCGAAGTTGATCTTCGCGACGACCACCCCGGTCCCCGCGGGCGAGCCGCAGCGGAAGGCCGACAGTGACAAGGAGTACAACGCGGCGGCGCTGGAGGTGATGAAGAAGCACGGCGTGGCGGTGAACGACCTGGGCGAGTTCGTCCGCGGCCGGAAGGGAGAGGGGCAACTGCCGAAGAACGTCCACTTCACCGCCGACGGGTCGAAGGCGCTCGCCGAACGGGTGTCGGCCGAGGTCAAGAAGGCATTGGGGAAGTGA
- a CDS encoding LamG-like jellyroll fold domain-containing protein: protein MKLVPHLVAAWLLFVPPSAAQERGAPWYADRANLLFYQDVQGRSQPVKNAADWARRAAHTRANMELVMGALPAPKDVPLDPRTDKTVRLRHYTREHVTFVAEPGDRVPAWLLVPHRAAGDGRLPAMVCLPGSSAPGKDRPAGLTDDAGMAYAHELAERGYVCLVMDYPLLHTTEYTTDPYKLGYASATMKGVVNHRRGVDLLRSLPFVDGEAVGVIGHSLGGHNALFLAAFDARVKAVVSSCGFNVFAKHNRGDVRAWSSRYYMPRIKTAYGDDPAKIPFDFTEVLAALAPRPVFVNAPLHDAPDFEVSGVRDCFKAAIPVYREVFKAADNLVARHPDAGHSFPAAERQAAYAFLDRHLRPGVAPKAPAAGPVARWPVVDKPCEVPADQAPRLGKGDFSLSVWVTCDAADRLPGDLVSMYDLKTRRGFHLTLKSNPGVTTSQANWRHLQFGIDDGRASEWTDCGRPGNALLAFALVVHEGSLYASTCEPGKSETGRVYRFAGPGHWIACGAPDGSNTVTTLAVHDGALYAGTGKYRLAGSALPESENLTLGGRVFRYGGGTRWIDCGQLPDTEAVGGLVVFRGKLYASSLYKPAGFFRYEGETRWTRLPVPDGPDPAGGKTVPKRVVSLTVHDGYVYAGSYDGGHVYRFDGEKWADCGRLGENTQTYSFARHEGALHVGTWRSGRVYRFEGVNRWTDVGRLGEELEVMGMLAHNGRLIAGTLPLAEVYSYEGKDGWKRMTRLDHTPDVAYRRAWTMAEHDGQVFCSTLPSGKVFAFSAGRQASWGHPLPPGRHHVAAVKSASRLRLYVDGALVAQTPPFEADGYDLDSAAPLRLGTGTNGPLNGRLDDLRVWGRTLSPGEIRALAAEPPKP from the coding sequence ATGAAACTCGTCCCTCATCTCGTCGCCGCGTGGCTCCTATTCGTCCCCCCGTCGGCGGCACAGGAACGCGGCGCGCCGTGGTACGCCGACCGGGCGAACCTCCTCTTCTACCAGGACGTCCAGGGCCGCTCGCAGCCCGTCAAGAACGCCGCGGACTGGGCACGCCGGGCCGCCCACACCCGCGCGAACATGGAACTGGTGATGGGCGCTCTGCCGGCACCGAAGGACGTGCCGCTGGACCCGCGGACCGACAAGACGGTGCGCCTGCGGCACTACACGCGGGAGCACGTCACCTTCGTCGCAGAACCCGGAGATCGCGTTCCCGCCTGGCTGCTGGTGCCGCATCGCGCGGCCGGCGACGGCCGCCTGCCGGCGATGGTCTGCCTGCCCGGCAGTTCCGCCCCGGGTAAGGACCGGCCCGCCGGGCTGACCGACGACGCGGGCATGGCGTACGCCCACGAACTGGCCGAGCGGGGGTACGTGTGCCTCGTGATGGACTACCCGCTGTTGCATACGACGGAATACACGACCGACCCGTACAAGCTGGGGTACGCGAGTGCGACGATGAAGGGCGTCGTGAACCACCGCCGCGGGGTGGACCTGCTCCGGTCGCTCCCGTTCGTCGATGGCGAGGCGGTCGGTGTCATCGGGCACTCGCTCGGCGGGCACAACGCCCTGTTCCTGGCGGCGTTCGACGCCCGCGTCAAGGCGGTGGTGTCGAGCTGCGGGTTCAACGTGTTCGCCAAGCACAACCGCGGCGACGTGCGGGCCTGGAGCAGTCGCTACTACATGCCGCGGATCAAGACCGCGTACGGCGACGACCCGGCCAAGATCCCGTTCGACTTCACCGAGGTGCTCGCGGCCCTGGCACCCCGGCCGGTGTTCGTGAACGCGCCCCTGCACGACGCCCCCGACTTCGAGGTGTCCGGCGTGCGGGACTGCTTCAAGGCCGCGATCCCGGTGTACCGGGAGGTCTTCAAGGCGGCGGACAACCTCGTCGCGCGCCACCCGGACGCGGGGCACAGTTTCCCGGCGGCGGAGCGACAGGCGGCGTACGCCTTCCTCGACCGGCACCTGCGGCCCGGCGTCGCCCCGAAGGCCCCTGCGGCCGGCCCCGTCGCCCGGTGGCCGGTGGTGGACAAGCCGTGTGAGGTTCCGGCCGATCAGGCACCGCGGCTCGGCAAGGGCGACTTCTCACTGTCGGTGTGGGTGACGTGCGACGCCGCCGACCGCCTACCCGGCGACCTGGTCTCCATGTACGACCTGAAGACGCGGCGGGGGTTCCACCTCACGCTCAAGAGCAACCCGGGCGTGACGACGAGCCAGGCGAACTGGCGGCACCTCCAGTTCGGCATCGACGACGGCCGCGCGTCGGAGTGGACCGATTGCGGCCGGCCGGGGAACGCGCTGCTGGCCTTCGCCCTCGTCGTCCACGAGGGGTCGCTGTACGCGAGCACCTGCGAGCCGGGGAAGAGCGAGACGGGCAGGGTGTACCGCTTCGCCGGGCCGGGGCACTGGATCGCCTGCGGTGCCCCCGACGGGTCGAACACGGTTACCACGCTCGCGGTCCACGACGGGGCGCTGTACGCCGGGACGGGCAAGTACCGGCTCGCCGGCTCGGCCCTGCCGGAATCGGAGAACCTGACCTTGGGTGGGCGGGTGTTCCGGTACGGCGGGGGCACCCGCTGGATCGACTGCGGTCAACTGCCGGACACCGAAGCGGTCGGCGGGCTGGTGGTGTTCCGCGGCAAGCTGTATGCATCGTCGCTGTACAAGCCGGCGGGGTTCTTCCGGTACGAGGGCGAGACGCGCTGGACACGCCTGCCCGTCCCCGACGGCCCCGACCCCGCCGGCGGCAAGACGGTCCCGAAGCGGGTGGTCTCGCTCACCGTCCACGACGGCTACGTCTACGCGGGCAGTTACGACGGCGGGCACGTGTACCGGTTCGACGGCGAGAAGTGGGCCGACTGCGGGCGGCTCGGCGAGAACACTCAGACCTACTCCTTCGCCCGGCACGAGGGGGCGCTGCACGTCGGCACCTGGCGGAGCGGTCGCGTCTACCGCTTCGAGGGCGTCAACCGCTGGACCGACGTCGGCCGCCTCGGGGAGGAGTTGGAGGTCATGGGCATGCTGGCCCACAACGGCCGGCTGATCGCCGGGACGCTGCCGCTCGCCGAGGTGTACTCCTACGAGGGGAAGGACGGCTGGAAGCGGATGACGCGGCTCGACCACACCCCGGACGTCGCCTACCGCCGGGCGTGGACGATGGCCGAGCACGACGGCCAAGTCTTCTGCTCGACGCTGCCGTCGGGGAAGGTCTTCGCCTTCTCGGCCGGCCGGCAGGCGTCCTGGGGTCACCCGCTGCCCCCCGGCCGGCACCACGTCGCCGCCGTGAAGTCCGCGAGCCGACTGCGACTGTACGTGGACGGTGCCCTCGTCGCCCAAACGCCGCCTTTCGAGGCCGACGGCTACGACCTCGACTCCGCCGCGCCGCTGCGTCTGGGCACGGGAACGAACGGCCCGCTGAACGGCCGACTCGACGACCTCCGCGTGTGGGGCCGAACCCTCAGCCCCGGCGAGATCCGGGCGCTCGCGGCGGAGCCGCCGAAACCGTGA